In Neoarius graeffei isolate fNeoGra1 chromosome 19, fNeoGra1.pri, whole genome shotgun sequence, the sequence TTCTCATCCTTAGCTTGAATTTGGATGCGTTTAGCCCGGCTTTGTTCCACCACTCCCACTGCCCAGCTCTCACAGTCTCCTACAGCCACCTCCCAGTAATGCAGGCCTTTATCGAATGTCTGAGATGCCTGCATGCTGTTCCATGGGGATTGACTACTAAGGCCAATATTGCTTGAAGGGTTCACCGACATCTCTGTCTTGTCCTCCGAGATCTGGACATTCTCTGGCTTTTTACTCTCATCCAAAGTGATGGTCTCTGAGACTGTGggagaaataaataataaaaaaaattattagatCATAATTATCAACTTTAGCCCATATGAACAAGTGGCTCAGTGGTTAAAGGTGCCACTGTTGGGACCGTAAGTAAGGCCCTTTGCTCTATCTACTCCAGGGGCACCATTTCACCATCACCGTGGCTGACCTCACACTCTGACCCCAACTTCTTAACAAGCAGGAAGATGCaatgaaaagaatttcactgtgcattactgtatatgtgataaataaaggcttcttcttcaaccTCTTGATCTCAGTTCCCTCACTAGTGCCATAAATAAATTCCTACACCCTTGTATTACTATCATACCACAGGCATTTCTCGTGTAGTTGCTTAACTCGCTTTTTTaattatcttttattttattacaGTACCTACATTATGATTAAAAATATGTGAAGTGACTTACATTCCCATGGCCTTGGCAGAAGCTCTTTGTTTCTTTCCACAATTTTCTTGATGGAGTTTTCCAGAGCTTTCAGTTTTGTGTCATCAACTTCCAGCTTCTTGTCCACAGAGGAGTAAAACTCTTTCATCGTATACAGGCTGCGAGATAACCATAATTTCTTTCAATCAAAGAACTCCAAGGTTCTAGGCTAGCTCAGTTTTATGAACTGAACATCTGATAAATTAATAAAAGGATgttagtgagagtgtgtgtgactcACCTGGTCTCAAGTGCACTGATCTCCCCCTGTGCGGAAAGCAGGTAAAATCAGAGATTAGCATTGTGCATATGTGTGTTGCTCTTGCTTTAGATCCAAATTTATTGAGCTAACTGAGTGTTTACCAGCAGGCTGGCTGGGTTCTCGCTCTCTTCTTTGCTGCTGAGCTGTTTTACATCCTCGATTATGGCTGTGGACTTGGTCTTGTAGTTATGTGTGTCCTCCAGCAGCTGATGTAGTTGCCGCTTTATGGTTTCCTTCTGTGCATTCAGGATGAAAAAAGCCTGCTGCTGATTATGCTCGATCAAAGCCATCAGGGCACTGTACTCCTTCTGAAGAAGCTCCTCTGTTTGTTTGCACATCTCCTGAACATCACAGGACATTTACATGAGGAATCATAATAGCAAATATAATAGATATATTTTATGTATTTCTTTCAAATCAAGCACCAGTGAGCTTTCCCTGTATGAgacttttcaaacaaattttactAGACTACTTTCTAATTAAAAACTGTATACACTTTTTGTTCAGCTTCCTTGGTATTTTTAAATGTGCATTGTGAAGTAAAATTGTAAACATTAAATGCGATACATTAGGGAGACTCGGTGAGCACACTAAACAAGGCAAGGTCTTGAAACAACATAAATGAATAGACAATGACGTACAAACGAGAAATAATAAACACTGAAAATTTTCTTTCTTAATGAacagaatacataataataataataataataataataataataataatatgtctcGGATGCCATTCAACTTTTGAGTCACATGACTGGTTTTGGAGTTGTAAATAATCTATGTAAACAGaagctttttttattatttcttttAAAGTTGATTCATTCTGTTAAATCTCACCTCGAGCTTGCGCTCTGCTGCGTCAATCTTTGGTATGAAGTTGCCAAACTTCTTTTCCTTCTCTGTCAGGTCCTTGGAAAGCTTTTCTACTTTTTCCTATGACACAGTGAATAAATATGATCACCATGATGCATTATCATTCATAAAGCTCAAGATTAATTATCGTTCATCATCATTGCGACCTGTGGTGTGTTATTCATCaggtaaatatttatttatgcagAGACATTGTGAGTAGTGTTTTATTCATCCTATTTTCAGTTAAAGTAGGAACAAACAGCTCTTACCACTTGATCATGCACGGCATCCTTTAGATCCTTCAGGCGGTGATCTCGGTGTGTGCCATTAATGACGCAGCGGCTGCTGAGTGGCTGATCGCATGTTTCGCAGTAAAGTACAGCAGAACCCGCAACCACTGGACAGCAGGAGACATTAGAGTTCCCTCGAGACCTTGGCACGGAGGAGCGTTTGCGGAAAGGAAAGTGCATTCTGGTTGGATGAGTCAGACAGCAGcacctgtgtgcgtgtgtgtgtgcgtgaactGATTCAAGCAAAACCTGGTGCAGCTTTTTATAGTGGCTAAAGGGTGGAGCATATGAGCACATGATTCCTGACTTGCATGAACGTTATCACGTACTCACTGTGCATATActgtaccggtcaaaagtttggacacaccttctaagtcattgtgttttctttatttctattcattaaaagacacttcatgtgttCAAGTAAtgactgtcatttttcttttctttgttgagcgcttcttgacataatatagattactccagttgtggaatagggctatttactggatttttattaattactatttactgtttgatctcaaacgcattacgaAAGCAAGAAACTCCACTAATTCACTTtcgacaagacacacctgttaattgaaaagcattccaggtgactccctcatgaagctggttaagatgatgccagtagtgtacaaagcgtcatcaaggtaaacgctggctcctctgaagaatctaaaatataaaacatgttcTGATTTTTTTCAACAGTTTTTTTATTTACCCCATAATTCCATTCCCATAACCCtagaaaatagtaaaaatacagaaaaacctatgaataaaaTAGATGTGCCTGaacttatgtatgtatgtatgtatgcaggggcgcagataggatttttgaactgggggggactaagctgtcagcaaatgattccattttgtgtgtatatatatatatatatatatatatatatatatatatatatatatatatatatatatacaccaccgttcaaaagtttggggtcactttgaaatgtccttatttttgaaagaaaagcactgttcttttcaatgaagatcactttaaactaatcagaaatccactctatacattgctaatgtggtaaatgactattctagctgcaaatgtctggtttttggtgcaatatctccataggtgtatagaggcccatttccagcaactctcactccagtgttctaatggtacaatgtgtttgctcattgcctcagaaggctaatggatgattagaaaacccttgtacaatcatgttagcacagctgaaaacagttgagctctttagagaagctataaaactgaccttcctttgagcagattgagtttctggagcatcacatttgtggggtcgattaaatgctcaaaatggccagaaaaatgtctcgactatattttctattcattttacaacttatggtggcaaataaaagtgtgacttttcatggaaaacacaacattgtctgggtgaccccaaacttttgaacggtagtgtgtatacatgttatttcacctccctcactgccatcaccaggaactacctgcaggccaggacaatgataacattttaacatagcctatggaaatccgaagtttacacattatcatcacgcacagaaattgcaaaactgcaaaactagttttaaaaccgctaagttccaactgttaaacatagcgagaggctgggctacgtgtgtgtgtgtaaagtgtaaaccagtgcatcctgactttctaactatgcctgtgtgttgcgtgagtggcagtcagtcaacaactcttcgcaaagtttccttatgaaacaatatgctcgctgaaattatggcagggaacaccagattaaacattaaaactgccttctgagcactgtatctacaggctaccgaaagaaggaggctaccagaaaggcttctctactccgtacgattttactttcactacgacattactttgaacagactatcaaaaaattgcaaggtgatatgataaagtaaggcacagtttacttacagtcggtttttttttttgaaaaaacgatgcaatcattttctgccttttggcatccttcatcatgccgtgttggggtcctgaactaggaggcgctgtccccgatatgcctgtcaaacttgtaaccatagcaaccaagctcgagctcgcaacctgtgcagtctgcgcagttgcaactgtatatactgctgtgcacctcaataaaccgaatggtaattagtcttttgatttttccgtgaggtttgccttatgcaaagaaagacagcatagacgttttttcctccctataagtgggggggaccgaacgaggtgaatttaaatctgggtgggacgaatcccccccgtccccccctctatctgcgcccgtgtatgTATGTAAGTATAATACAGAACTAATCAATTATTAGCTCTGTGTCCAAAATGCTATCCTAAACCCTGTTTTCTGTCCACTGAGGTCCATCGGTGTCTTAAGAATTTCTGCTGAAAATTCCGTAGATATATTTCTGAAGAAGGAACTGTCACACACAGTGAATAATTCATTTGTTGTGAGGCTGTAGTTATGTAACATTAAAACTTGGACGACTTAATATTAAAATTGTGTCATTGAATGATTGCAATTTAATGTGGCATGTTTACAGGGTGTTTAAATCCTCAGTCTTATACTACTGGGTATGGGTCTGGATCTGAGCATGAAAATGTAATATGTTAAGGTGTACATAATCAGAACAAGCTGCAAAAAGAAACATATAAAAAAGGGGGGGCTAGTAAAATAAGAGTAAAGAGTTCTCTGAAGTAGTTGAGTTCACAaggaaataaacacacacacaaaacctacctgatttgtttttctgatatGTAAGTAAGTGAACCTGCAGGAACTCAGTGATCTGAATTCTTGAAGTCAAAATGAGAGATAAATCACATCATGTAACTCAACCAATATGCTGTCATTGGGTACTCACTGCTTTAATGCGGGCTGGGAATTTGCATCTTTTATCATTCCATCTAGTCACGGGAGGGAGTGATTCTCTTCCTCTTTCTTGGTTTGTTgttcttttctttgtttttttgtattataGTGTTTGCTGTTAATGCTGTAAGTGATCATATTAGTTCAAGATAAGGATGGATTACCAAACAGCCATACTGGGCACAGGCACAGTGGCCCATGGAGTTAGGGGACCCCCAAAACCAGAGCTTCCATGTAAAGGTGCTCTTAGGTTCAGAAGTCTCCCTGGAAAACTGAAGAAATAGCATAAATAAGAATAAAtcataagttacatttatatagtgcctttctcaaactcaaggtcactttacataggTCAAA encodes:
- the LOC132867904 gene encoding tripartite motif-containing protein 75-like; this translates as MHFPFRKRSSVPRSRGNSNVSCCPVVAGSAVLYCETCDQPLSSRCVINGTHRDHRLKDLKDAVHDQVEKVEKLSKDLTEKEKKFGNFIPKIDAAERKLEEMCKQTEELLQKEYSALMALIEHNQQQAFFILNAQKETIKRQLHQLLEDTHNYKTKSTAIIEDVKQLSSKEESENPASLLGEISALETSLYTMKEFYSSVDKKLEVDDTKLKALENSIKKIVERNKELLPRPWEFSETITLDESKKPENVQISEDKTEMSVNPSSNIGLSSQSPWNSMQASQTFDKGLHYWEVAVGDCESWAVGVVEQSRAKRIQIQAKDEKMNSWILECDGGELSVLHNNDFSRVKESNIQTLGVFLDCDKGRLKFYNVNTGFVLHSFFVQFKGSMCPVFKIRAETDKMAHLKICNLIHIDEHYDNSDISMPSEMSSEENMESASDISN